The genomic window GTGTCTACCCACGTTCATATCTCTGCCTCTACCCATCTGTAGTTGAGTAGTGGCCACTATTTGTGGAGGGACCGTATGTCACTCAAGCGCTGTTTGAAATCGATCTTGTTATCCCAACTGCAGCTTTGAATGTTTTTCTGTCTTTGATTTTTTTCGTCCCTCGTTGACCGAAATGAGTGAATCCTTCCTCATGGCAGAGGCAACTGCCAAGGTGCTGGGGTGATGTTGAAGAACCCAGGCCAAACTTTTGTATGTGGAAAGTGTTGAAGTGTGATATTTGACGGTGCCAGGAGGTCATTATCACAAAGCCATGTTTTGTTATGCttttatctctctctctctctctctctctctctctctctctctctctctctctctctctctctctctctctctctctctctctctctctctctctctctctctctctctctctctcaaccccccccccccccccagctctcTCTGTCTATCTCTTGTATGTCAAGTGCCTTATTTGTCGTTTCTGGGACATTCCCTTTCCTCTCGCCTTCCTCTCTGTCTCCACTtccctctctcacacacacatcacaaGCAGCATGTCCTCCCTCATCACTCACTTTCCTCCTCCGCAAATCCCTCATTCCACCGCCACCTaccatttcttcttttttccaaCTAACCACGACCAACCAACCAGCAAGCTTTCTTCTTGCCCCAGTGACGCAGAAGCAGCAGCTGGCCCCGGGTTAGATTGTTCTTATTTTTTGTTAAATGATGCCCaagtattattaataataaaaggAAAAGATCATTAATCACAGATCATGAATCTTATACGTCTTGTAGTCTTTCATATTGAAGCAAATCACACCTTAAGATGatgctgaacttttttttttgctgttgcaAATCTGATTTAATAAATTCCATGGGTGGAATTAGCGCGGATTTCCCAACCTGTGACGTCATATGTATCCGCTGGCCTGGCATCCAATGGGAGGAgcggaaaacaaaacactgcttGTAGCTGTCGCTGGCTAAGGTAGGGGCGCCATCTTGAAGCCTGAGTGCTGTTGAAAGCCGACACAAAACGGTCAAACGCCTCTATACGAGCGCGGGCGTTTGCTTTTTCTTGCCTTCGAGGGCTATCTGGAACCGCGTTCGGCATGGCTCGGACTTGTTACAGCGCACATTAGTGACGTGCCAGTGACAACTTGGCCGCAGTGTGAGTTAGCTTCTCGCTTTTGGGTGGGAGGGAGGAACGGGGGATTTGggtccattttttccccccgaaGTAGTTTGTTTATGTTATTCCACACGGACATGTCATCTTCAAACCAAGGTAAAGTGCCACAAAAAGTCACCTAGATATTCTAGCGACATGGACGCGCATTGCTGTTTGTTGTTTACTAAGCGTTTTGTACCCAATAGTCGAGTGGGACACTTTGCAAAAGCGGTGCCTAAGCTAGCCTCGTAGCTAAGCTAATGCTGATAGCAGAAGGCGAGTTGCACAAGTCAGAAAGCCTACTTGCACAATTTCCCTATTCATTTTTATCATGCCctcaaaataacaaatgcaaaTGTGCTTGCCAAAGTATGCTTTTGATATCTGTCCTTGTATATTGTCATCATAGAAACCCACACAGCTTTAATCGAGGCAACCGGGGGTTTCTTCCCCAGAATTGCTCAAACATAAGTTGTGCCGTTGATAGCTTGTCGATTGAAGCTtatgtttgatttgatttgtttctCAATAGCGGACAGTGTAGAttaacaagcatttttaataactACCTCAAATGTAAATGCACTACTATGCCTTGTGTTCATAGAGTGTGTTCTTGATTATCAAAATTTTATTTAGATAAAGACCAtacagtgatgtcatttttaggaaCGGCAGCAGTTTGTTCATGTGACCCGTAATTTTTGAAGTGAGCCCAGTGGGCTGCTCATTTGAGCAGAGCACAAAAGATGAGAATTGTGTCCCGATATTTATCAACTTGACTGTATGTCTGTGTGCACTTGtatgtgaataatgcaacacTGTTCTCATTAATTTTTAGCAATAAATTACTGTGTGCCCATAAACTATCTTTACAATTTATAGAAAGGAGTCAGTTTTTCTCCTTGTCTGGTTAAGCAGAAGCGAGGCCCAGTTGAGATTGACCTGTCGTCTGTTCCTAGATTTAGCTGAGGCAGATCTGGGCATGGGGGCCAGCGGGGCCCAAGCGAGCGGCGGGGCCGTCATACCAAAAAGCAGCAAGAGACGAGCAGCGTAAGACTGTACTCAGCATTACCCTGTGCATTCCGTTTTGATACTTGTAATTAGCAAATTGTGTTTCCTGCTTGGATTGCAGGCCCGATTTTGATGACGACGAAGGAAACAAGTTGTTCAGGTATTGGAGTCTTATCATTTCCTGCATTGCGTCACCTTGGCGACAGCTGCCGTCTGACGGCTGTCTGCGCCATCTCTGTGTTATCAGGTGCGACGATGACACGGGTGGCTCCAACGACAAAGAGCGCTTCGCGAGGTAGGCCCGTTGGACAATGGGCACTTGTTTTCTTCTTGTTGTCAGCACGAGCCGTCCTCGCTCTTCGTTCTCTTCCTTTTGTCTTTCCCCttttgattgatggtgttagtCCCACGTCTGTCGTTGACCCCATGTTGGAGGTTCCTCTggaatgtgggttttttttgggatggGAGGTTTGGTAGGTTGGAAGGCAGGCCACTCCTGCCGCTCACCAGCTTGTCCCTCTTGAATGTGCCGATGACTTAAGTCGCGTCCTCGTCGGCCATCTTGGCGGGACTCACATCTGTCAACGTTGTGCATCTTTACCAACAGCTGGCGGCCACTCGCTTCTTTGTTAGTGCTCACTAACAAGCACACTTGCTTTCACCCTGCTAATCCCCTcccttttgtctttctttccctcctcaggctctttctttctgtctttgccCGCACTTGCTCTCTGTTCTCACACATACATATGGCCTTGAAAGAGCACTCCCGCTTTTTCattgtccttttctttttctttttgggcaAATCACAATTTATTTCTTCATCCCATTGCCACCTCTTCCTCACAGCTGCGCCGCCGTCACATTGCGACATTAACGCTAAACTCTTCCCCTCGTTGCCCGTCCGGCTCCGCCTCCCGTCCGCCTCAGGGAGAACCACAGCGAGatcgagcggcggcggcggaataAGATGACGGCCTATATCACGGAGCTGTCGGACATGGTGCCTACCTGCAGCGCGCTGGCGCGCAAGCCCGACAAGCTCACCATCCTGCGCATGGCCGTGTCACACATGAAGTCGCTGAGAGGCAGTGGCAACACCAACCCGGACGGCTCCTACAAGCCCTCCTTTCTCACCGACCAGGTGAGGAGAGGACTCCTTTGGCAAGGCGATTGTGCGCCACGCGAGCTTTTAATAGCTAAAAATTGGGAAGGTTGCTTTGAACCGATCACCCGCCGGAGACCTTTCAGGGGTTTATGTAAGTTTCGGACCAGCCGTGCTTGACTTGTCTTCTAACGTATACCTCAATGCCCTTTGAGCGCAGGAGCTGAAGCATCTCATCCTGGAGGCGGCTGACGGCTTTCTGTTCGTGGTGTCGTGCGAGAGCGGTCGCATCGTTTACGTGTCGGACTCGTTGACGCCCGTCCTCAACCAGTCACAATCCGACTGGCTGGGCTCATCGCTCTATGACCAGCTGCATCCCGATGACACGGAGAAGCTGAGGGAGCAGCTGTCCACGGTGGAGAACAACAACACGGGTAGCCCGAGCGAGACAGCGATTTTCTCCTTGAAGCCGTCGACGGCGCTCACCCCCTTGGGTTTCTCTCCTTCAAAGGAAGGATGTTGGACTTGAAAACAGGAACGGTGAAGAAGGAGAGCCAGCAGTCCTCGGCCAGGATGACGATGGGAGCCCGCCGCTCGTTCATATGCCGAATGAGGTGCGAGCGAGAGCTGCCCCCGAATGCGGCTGGCATCTCTTCACATTGCTATCCCCGAATGCGGCCGGCATCTCTTTACTTTGCTTCGCATTGCAGGTGTGGCTCGTGTCCGGTGGAACCAGTGTCTATGAACAGACTCAACTTCCTTAGGAATAGAAACAGGTGATCCTAAGCGCCACTGTGGCACCGTGCCAACTTGAAGCGGTCCCGTATGTGTGCGTCGCAGTTAATCCTTTTCCCGCTGCTTCAAATTAGGAACGGTTTGGGTGTTGCAAAGGAGGGAGAGCCGCAGTATGTGGTGGTCCACTGTACAGGATACATCAAATCCTGGCCGCCCGCAGGTAAAACGTTGTGGCCGCTAACCTGACGTGTGGGATCCACTTTGGACGAAGCCTCGCAATGCTTCCTTGATGCTTTGTACATTCAACGCCgttgctttttgttttccttgtagGTGTCTCCTTATCAGACAACCAAGCGGACAACGCTCAGGGGAGTCGCTACTGTCTCGTTGCCATCGGCAGACTGCAGGTTTGAATCGCCGCTTTCGATCCAATTCATAATCTACTCTGCTCGATTGTGTGTGATGGCGATGGACACGTGTAGCCAGCGCAAGATACGACCTGATGGCCACACTCCAGACTTGCTGACATTTGTGCACTTTGACtagtttttgtatttgtttttgcaatgcGACGGCTGCCCCAGGTGACTTGCTGTCCAGGTGACTCGGATGTCAACAGCATCAGCGTTCCGGTGGAGTTCATCTCGCGCCATAACTGCCAGGGCATTTTCACCTTTGTCGACCACCGATGCGTGGCGGCCGTCAGCTACCAGCCACAGGTgcccaacacttttttttttggatgagcAGCTAGTGTGAGCTCATATGTTGTGTtcctttttggtttgttttttaatatagttaaTTTTATAGCGGTCGTGTCTTTTAGGAGCTGTTGGGAAAGAATATTCTTGAACTTGCCCATCCCGAGGACCAGGGCTTGCTCCGGGACAGCTTTCAACAGGTATAGAATAAAAATTGAAACAGCTGTGCAGTTCGAGTGGCGCCGGTCCTCTACCACGTAAAAACAGGCTTGTTTTTGGCATGGGCAAGAATCCAAACTCTACGCAGGAAGGCCCAAGCACAATATTTCGACTTTTTCCTGTGCTTGTCTAGTTGTGGCCTGACTGCCGAGGTTGAGTTTTCCTAATGCGCATGAGTAACTAGCCTCTGCCCTTCACCATGATTTGTTAAAGGTCACgtgtgtgaaactggacccagCGATGTAGTGGGGCGTGCATGAATGTTTGCAGCAGGCGACGGGGCAGACACACTTTGTCTCAGTAACATGTGTTGTGTTGCATGTGCGCGTTTGCTTACACTGTAAGGAATGAAAAGACAACTGTGGCGTCTCTGAATCATACTAATTTTAACGTGGATTTAGTTCTACTTGATTAGCCAAGTCATCGAACGTTGCTGGCATGCTCAACCCtcacacaatataaaaaaaagtaaatcttTTACAATTTGGTGGTGCCCATTGATCTTGGAAATGTTCTTCTAATCTGAGCAAATGTATTTGTTTGAAGGACACCAGCCTGATGAGTAAGATGACTCGCAATGGCTGCTTGAGTCCAAAATGGCGGATTTGTGAAAATGATTGCTTCTTGTTGGGACTTAAAGAaattcttcttgtttttatattgtgtcgcgtacttgtatgtctatcgtgttacgtgtctcgtcaccgtgggatagagaaaaacgtaatttcggtctctttgtgtgttgtgacatgtggagagattgacaataaagctgactttgactttgactttactgTGTCCCCGCAGGTGATGAAGCTGAAGGGTCAAGTCCTTTCAGTGATGTTCCGCTTCCGCGCCAAATCGAAAGAATGGATTTGGATGAGAACCAGCTCCTTCACCTTCCAGAACCCGTTTTCAGAAGAGATTGAATACGTCATCTGCACAAATGTCAACGTCAAGTGAGTTTTTCAAGTTTCTTCTTTCTCGCCGGCGATATGAACACTATGAAACTAACATCGCCCTTGTAAGGTCGATGCTTATCTGAGACCCTGGTCGAGCACTTTCTTGTCCACTGATCGCTGTCTCCCTGTATCCCACCTCTGGGGGGGCCCAATAGAAACGCTACTCAGAACCCTCTCACACCCGTCCGCTCCCCAGGGGGTTTGCTGCCGCCCTCCCTGTGTCAGAGCGGCTCAAACAGCCCCCCTGTGGTTGTTAGCCCCGGGCAGGTAGCTACCAGGTGAGAGCAGGCCAGACCATCTTCACGCTGGACGACGGGCTCCTCCTTCTTCCTGACAGCATTCCTGGTGTTAGAGATAATGCATGGCAATATGTTCTCGATGGATGCATTGTAGTCTACTTCTAACTAGGGCTGGGCCATTGTAGAAAAAGTCACGATCactgctattattattattatcattattattataactacTTTGTCACAAATTAGGGCAAATATGAGTGTTCATATTTGATCTGTCTGTAGGTCTTCCTACACACTTCCGGCACATCAAGCAGTTTTCATTGATTGTAATGTCGTCATGATCGCGAGAAGCCAAAATGGAAATTGCCTAGCCCTACTTCTAACCAAGTTTTTCCAGGTGTCATGCATGGGAGCAGCATATGCTACACTAGAACGTAGTTAATACTCTGCCTTCCCTCTTTTtggtgttgccatggtgaccggTGGTggttttttatgtgtgtgtgttcgtcaCTCACTAGGTGCAGGTGTGGTGGCTTTTTAACAAGGCAGCTTTGACATCACTCATCTCGTGCTTTTGCAGGCaattgcagcagcaacagcagcaggccGAGCtggaagggggcggggccagTGACGGCCTGTATGAGGCGGGACCGATAACGCTCTCGCAGGTATGGCCAAGGACGCTCGCATGAATGTTCACCCGTTCGATGCAAATCAGTGTAGTGCTTTCATAGCTCATCTCTGATCTGTTCCTCCTCAGGTGGAGGTGCAGCCGGCGACTTCGGCTGGGCCGGACCACGGCAAGAGCCTGGAGAAGCCCGACCTGTATCCGTCGTCCCTTTTCCAAGGCCCCGGTCAAAGCAAGGGCGTGGCCGCCCCTCCAACGCCCTCAGCCCAAATCTACCCCCCTGTCAACAACTTCAATGCCAGCGATGCATACAGGTTGGATGTCGATGACTTGTgatcaaacaaacacatttccacaacctgcagttgagtaaataaGTAGCCTAGACACTATTTTTGACATGGTAGTTTTAAATTGAAGCACTTAGACTCTAAGTCTTAGAGCCATTTGTCCATCATAAAAGTggtgctttttttatttgtattttttttaaagcaaacaaAATATATCGAAGTATCAATTGCAAAGGGCCAACACCCTGCTGGACTCTAACTACTCTTGCTCTAGCATTTATTTGTGATGGAGCTGATCAAAGCCAGCAAGAGTGGAAAATGCCAGTGTCATTGGCAAGACATAACCCTCAAGGAAGCTTGAGAGGCTTGACCGCATTGCCTTTCAAGTAGTTGCAGAAGCGGCCTGACCAAAACTCACGGGCTCCTCTCTCAATTGTTGCCCGTGCTCTCCGGCCCGCTGTAAATGTTGCCGCGCTGTCTCGCGCTTGGATTGGAGGCACATTCATCTTCCCCTAACCCCCCGCTTGCATACCGTGCAGGCCAGTCAGCATGGCGCCGCAGATGCCGCAACCGGCCCACTCGGCGGGGCAGATGCTAGCCCAGCTGTCCCGGCAGAATGGAGCCCCGCAGCCCGTCACCCCTTCCAACATCGCCAGCCCCCTCCACAGAGGACCGGCAGGAGGCTGGCACGGTCCCGGAGCAGTCGCCGGAACCCTATTCACGAATCAGGTACAGTAAAACACCTCCCCGTATTTGCGTATTTTGCCGCCATTTGCTGAAATGTTCGTGCCGGCATTCCATGTCCGTTTGAGATGTCCTGTTGGGTTGGCGGTCCTTGAACGCACCTCCTTGTCGCTTCTCACCTGACTTAGTCTTGAATAGCAATTAATCACCCAATCCTATTGCTTGCTAATGACTTGCCACCCTCCTTTTCAGCAGGTGGCTCCCCAAGCAGCTAAGACCATGTCCCCGCCGTTTGCTTCCATGGGTGGGTTTGGAGGCGGCTCTTCTGCTTCTTTTGGTCAGATGCCCACTGGTGCAGCTCCCAGTCAAACCAGCGGCCCAAACTACCCACAAATCAA from Syngnathus typhle isolate RoL2023-S1 ecotype Sweden linkage group LG10, RoL_Styp_1.0, whole genome shotgun sequence includes these protein-coding regions:
- the arnt gene encoding aryl hydrocarbon receptor nuclear translocator isoform X2 encodes the protein MLFHTDMSSSNQDLAEADLGMGASGAQASGGAVIPKSSKRRAAPDFDDDEGNKLFRCDDDTGGSNDKERFARENHSEIERRRRNKMTAYITELSDMVPTCSALARKPDKLTILRMAVSHMKSLRGSGNTNPDGSYKPSFLTDQELKHLILEAADGFLFVVSCESGRIVYVSDSLTPVLNQSQSDWLGSSLYDQLHPDDTEKLREQLSTVENNNTGRMLDLKTGTVKKESQQSSARMTMGARRSFICRMRCGSCPVEPVSMNRLNFLRNRNRNGLGVAKEGEPQYVVVHCTGYIKSWPPAGVSLSDNQADNAQGSRYCLVAIGRLQVTCCPGDSDVNSISVPVEFISRHNCQGIFTFVDHRCVAAVSYQPQELLGKNILELAHPEDQGLLRDSFQQVMKLKGQVLSVMFRFRAKSKEWIWMRTSSFTFQNPFSEEIEYVICTNVNVKNATQNPLTPVRSPGGLLPPSLCQSGSNSPPVVVSPGQVATRQLQQQQQQAELEGGGASDGLYEAGPITLSQVEVQPATSAGPDHGKSLEKPDLYPSSLFQGPGQSKGVAAPPTPSAQIYPPVNNFNASDAYRPVSMAPQMPQPAHSAGQMLAQLSRQNGAPQPVTPSNIASPLHRGPAGGWHGPGAVAGTLFTNQVAPQAAKTMSPPFASMGGFGGGSSASFGQMPTGAAPSQTSGPNYPQINARASVNTNGYDASQSQFPSRAAEAVWPQWQGQQQHSQSNAEQQPHAQANQQDMFTDVLSMLDQPSNFNSDDFDIPIYPTFHE
- the arnt gene encoding aryl hydrocarbon receptor nuclear translocator isoform X1; this translates as MLFHTDMSSSNQDLAEADLGMGASGAQASGGAVIPKSSKRRAAPDFDDDEGNKLFRCDDDTGGSNDKERFARENHSEIERRRRNKMTAYITELSDMVPTCSALARKPDKLTILRMAVSHMKSLRGSGNTNPDGSYKPSFLTDQELKHLILEAADGFLFVVSCESGRIVYVSDSLTPVLNQSQSDWLGSSLYDQLHPDDTEKLREQLSTVENNNTGRMLDLKTGTVKKESQQSSARMTMGARRSFICRMRCGSCPVEPVSMNRLNFLRNRNRNGLGVAKEGEPQYVVVHCTGYIKSWPPAGVSLSDNQADNAQGSRYCLVAIGRLQVTCCPGDSDVNSISVPVEFISRHNCQGIFTFVDHRCVAAVSYQPQELLGKNILELAHPEDQGLLRDSFQQVMKLKGQVLSVMFRFRAKSKEWIWMRTSSFTFQNPFSEEIEYVICTNVNVKNATQNPLTPVRSPGGLLPPSLCQSGSNSPPVVVSPGQVATRQLQQQQQQAELEGGGASDGLYEAGPITLSQVEVQPATSAGPDHGKSLEKPDLYPSSLFQGPGQSKGVAAPPTPSAQIYPPVNNFNASDAYRPVSMAPQMPQPAHSAGQMLAQLSRQNGAPQPVTPSNIASPLHRGPAGGWHGPGAVAGTLFTNQQVAPQAAKTMSPPFASMGGFGGGSSASFGQMPTGAAPSQTSGPNYPQINARASVNTNGYDASQSQFPSRAAEAVWPQWQGQQQHSQSNAEQQPHAQANQQDMFTDVLSMLDQPSNFNSDDFDIPIYPTFHE
- the arnt gene encoding aryl hydrocarbon receptor nuclear translocator isoform X3, translating into MLFHTDMSSSNQDLAEADLGMGASGAQASGGAVIPKSSKRRAAPDFDDDEGNKLFRCDDDTGGSNDKERFARENHSEIERRRRNKMTAYITELSDMVPTCSALARKPDKLTILRMAVSHMKSLRGSGNTNPDGSYKPSFLTDQELKHLILEAADGFLFVVSCESGRIVYVSDSLTPVLNQSQSDWLGSSLYDQLHPDDTEKLREQLSTVENNNTGRMLDLKTGTVKKESQQSSARMTMGARRSFICRMRCGSCPVEPVSMNRLNFLRNRNRNGLGVAKEGEPQYVVVHCTGYIKSWPPAGVSLSDNQADNAQGSRYCLVAIGRLQVTCCPGDSDVNSISVPVEFISRHNCQGIFTFVDHRCVAAVSYQPQELLGKNILELAHPEDQGLLRDSFQQVMKLKGQVLSVMFRFRAKSKEWIWMRTSSFTFQNPFSEEIEYVICTNVNVKQLQQQQQQAELEGGGASDGLYEAGPITLSQVEVQPATSAGPDHGKSLEKPDLYPSSLFQGPGQSKGVAAPPTPSAQIYPPVNNFNASDAYRPVSMAPQMPQPAHSAGQMLAQLSRQNGAPQPVTPSNIASPLHRGPAGGWHGPGAVAGTLFTNQQVAPQAAKTMSPPFASMGGFGGGSSASFGQMPTGAAPSQTSGPNYPQINARASVNTNGYDASQSQFPSRAAEAVWPQWQGQQQHSQSNAEQQPHAQANQQDMFTDVLSMLDQPSNFNSDDFDIPIYPTFHE
- the arnt gene encoding aryl hydrocarbon receptor nuclear translocator isoform X4, whose protein sequence is MLFHTDMSSSNQDLAEADLGMGASGAQASGGAVIPKSSKRRAAPDFDDDEGNKLFRCDDDTGGSNDKERFARENHSEIERRRRNKMTAYITELSDMVPTCSALARKPDKLTILRMAVSHMKSLRGSGNTNPDGSYKPSFLTDQELKHLILEAADGFLFVVSCESGRIVYVSDSLTPVLNQSQSDWLGSSLYDQLHPDDTEKLREQLSTVENNNTGRMLDLKTGTVKKESQQSSARMTMGARRSFICRMRCGSCPVEPVSMNRLNFLRNRNRNGLGVAKEGEPQYVVVHCTGYIKSWPPAGVSLSDNQADNAQGSRYCLVAIGRLQVTCCPGDSDVNSISVPVEFISRHNCQGIFTFVDHRCVAAVSYQPQELLGKNILELAHPEDQGLLRDSFQQVMKLKGQVLSVMFRFRAKSKEWIWMRTSSFTFQNPFSEEIEYVICTNVNVKQLQQQQQQAELEGGGASDGLYEAGPITLSQVEVQPATSAGPDHGKSLEKPDLYPSSLFQGPGQSKGVAAPPTPSAQIYPPVNNFNASDAYRPVSMAPQMPQPAHSAGQMLAQLSRQNGAPQPVTPSNIASPLHRGPAGGWHGPGAVAGTLFTNQVAPQAAKTMSPPFASMGGFGGGSSASFGQMPTGAAPSQTSGPNYPQINARASVNTNGYDASQSQFPSRAAEAVWPQWQGQQQHSQSNAEQQPHAQANQQDMFTDVLSMLDQPSNFNSDDFDIPIYPTFHE